Proteins encoded by one window of Musa acuminata AAA Group cultivar baxijiao chromosome BXJ2-9, Cavendish_Baxijiao_AAA, whole genome shotgun sequence:
- the LOC135623680 gene encoding probable galacturonosyltransferase-like 1: protein MPPLPLVSSLLLLLAILSSPSSAAAAAAKGRDGAASSMPRFREAPQFYNSPSCPPPLPTGPGAACSPNTLVHVAMTLDVAYLRGSMAAILSVLQHTACPQSVFFHFVASSAAGYLDATIADAFPSLAFQIYPFADEQRVAGLISTSIRAALDRPLNYARSYLARLLPECARRVVYLDSDLVLVDDIAGLASTPIPDGLALAAPEYCNANFTSYFTPTFWANPALSVAFEGRRACYFNTGVMVMELGRWRDGGYTEKIEEWMELQKRMRIYELGSLPPFLLVFAGRIAAVEHRWNQHGLGGDNYRGLCRNLHPGPVSLLHWSGKGKPWARMDAGRPCPLDALWAPYDLLLRASFAINDS from the coding sequence ATGCCTCCATTACCGCTCGTTTCGAGCCTTCTTCTCCTGCTCGCTATCTTATCGTCGCCTTCCTCCGCTGCCGCAGCGGCAGCTAAAGGGAGGGATGGCGCCGCCTCGAGCATGCCGAGGTTCCGCGAGGCACCGCAGTTCTACAACTCCCCGTCGTGCCCGCCGCCCCTGCCGACCGGGCCCGGCGCTGCCTGCTCTCCCAACACGCTGGTTCACGTCGCCATGACCCTCGACGTGGCCTACCTCCGCGGGTCCATGGCCGCAATCCTCTCCGTCCTCCAGCACACCGCCTGCCCACAGTCGGTCTTCTTTCACTTCGTGGCCTCCTCTGCCGCAGGCTACCTCGACGCCACCATCGCCGACGCCTTCCCCTCCCTCGCCTTCCAGATCTACCCCTTCGCCGACGAGCAGCGCGTTGCAGGGCTCATCTCCACCTCCATCCGAGCGGCGCTCGACCGGCCCCTCAACTATGCGCGCTCCTACCTCGCTCGCCTCCTCCCGGAGTGCGCCCGCCGGGTCGTCTACCTCGACTCCGACCTCGTTCTCGTCGACGACATCGCCGGCTTAGCCTCCACCCCGATCCCCGACGGCCTGGCCCTCGCCGCCCCGGAGTACTGCAACGCCAACTTCACCTCCTATTTCACCCCCACCTTCTGGGCCAATCCGGCGCTCTCCGTGGCCTTCGAGGGCCGGCGCGCCTGCTACTTCAACACCGGCGTCATGGTAATGGAGCTAGGCCGGTGGCGGGACGGCGGCTACACGGAGAAGATCGAGGAATGGATGGAGCTCCAGAAGCGGATGCGGATCTACGAGCTGGGCTCGCTCCCGCCGTTCCTGCTGGTCTTCGCCGGTCGGATCGCAGCGGTGGAGCACCGGTGGAACCAGCACGGCCTTGGCGGCGACAACTACCGCGGTCTGTGCCGCAACCTCCATCCGGGGCCGGTGAGCCTGCTGCATTGGAGCGGAAAGGGGAAGCCATGGGCGCGCATGGACGCAGGACGGCCGTGCCCGCTAGACGCCCTCTGGGCGCCATATGACCTCCTCCTCCGCGCCTCCTTCGCCATCAACGACTCCTGA